gtttgcatcgtaacccatactctccttgcatcccttaccaatataatctgttgccacgtgcagcctggtaaataacaggcctgcattttctttcgcccctgcgagtccgtggcaatctacAATGGTGAACTTGCCTTGCAGATGACTGGAGCGCTGAGAGACCCTCCAATGGATTTCAGCTGGAAGAGGACATGCATATCCAAGCTGATGTCAGCACTGGGAACCACACAGCTGTGTGGCCACCTTGGGCCCAGACAGGGATTCCTCTCCCCTCTGTGCTGTCATGACTTTAATGAGTAAGGGGTGGGGTGTCCATTCTAGAGGATAATTACTGACGTACCTGGTAAGGGACTATGCTTGATTAGCACCTCATTGACCATGACTCTTGTGTCTAGCTGCCTGTTGGATGGGAGATCAGATGACACCATCTCAGCCTTCATATCTCCCAGGCCCAGGCAGGACATGCTGAAATTCATGGTGGATGCATTCAGGTTTGCAGGAGACACAAGCAACTTGGTGAGATGCCTTTTATCCCTCTCCTGAGTCTGCTAATCTGATCAGAGCAGGACAAAACTTTTTTCAGCCAAGACTATTTTGCTGAAATCGTGAACTTGGACTAACAAACAATTCAGCAAGTTGACAAACAATTCAGTGAACAAaaactataaaataaaaacatttggtTCTGACACTTTCAAAATAACTTTTAGTCAAAACAACTTTGTTTAAATCTTAGTGTTTTTATAAAGTAAAACCTTCAAATGAAACAACTCACTTTGCGTCAAGTGACATGCTTTGTTTGACCCAATCCAAATGTTTTTTTCACTTAGTTTTTTGGTTCACTAGCCAAAACTAACTAGCACAGCTGTAATGCTGGCTAAACAGGGTTATTATAACTACCCTCTGGGATGATCCCCATGCTTTCACTCCCTCTTCAGATCTACATCACCTGCCATTTGAATGTCACCTCAGCTGACCAAGCTCCAGATCCCTTGAACAAGGCTTGTTCCTTCAACAAAGCCGGCAATGTGTGAGTAGCTGGGGTAAAACATAAGGGGGGAATGGACCCAGAGAACAAGTGTCACTGTAGCTCATGCTCTGTTCCACCTAGTCTCCAGTGGAAGGCATCAGAAACATCTGCAGCTTCTGTGAGACTGGGAACTGTGGACAACTTGCACTGACCAGGAGAGTGAACCCTCTGGACAGCTGTCCAGGAAGGTGCTTCCAGAGAGAGATGTCTTCTAGGAATGGTGAGTTGTTTAATGCACTGTGCTTACTGAATGGGGTGGCCATGTCTTCCAGTTGAGATGGTACCATTCAGACTGTCAAGGGCTGTCATCCCAAATCCAGAGTTGAGAGGAAggactggactgggacttggggAGAGGCTAAgagtcaggatcaggcccccatCTGACCCTGGGTGAGTCATGCAGTCGTACCTCCTTCCCCCCATCTATAAAAGAAACTCTTATTAACCCTGATCTCCCAGGAGCTGAGGACTAGTGGCCTAAAGAAAATGCGCCCCATGAAACCATTCCACTCAGACGTGAGTGTTTTACTAAACTTCATTCACATCTCATCCCTATCCAGATGGCTCTTCAGTAACAGGATCTGAGGCTGATGTTGCAGTCAGACCATTGTTCATCCTTGACCCCGCTCAAGGCTCGTGGGGTCCCTCAGAAGGCCAAGTGGTAGCACTGAAGTTGTCATTGAAGGGTATGGAGGCCATTAACTGATGGGAGAAGTGGGTGGAAAGTTCCTGGCTCATGCTCTAAACTAACTTCTTTCCTCTACAGGTGCAGCAGAGGGGCCCAGAATGATGGTGGGGCTAGCAGTGGGGGCAGCAGCCTTGGCTGTGGCCTCAGTTGCCCTGGGATTCCgtcttgtgtttaaaaaaaaatgcagcagtCCTACTTCCTGAGCTGTCCTGTAACAGCAGCTCTGCAATAAAGAGAACTCAGCTGTAGTCTGGCTACTTGTCTCTCCTTACTGCAGACACTGGGTCAGGGAGGGACAGAATTGGTGAATGCAACTTGGCTGCAAGGCAAACGACGGCTGCTGGGATTGAAAGCGGAAGGGTTCTGGCTGTGCACCAgggcacatagaatcatagactatcagggttagaagggacctcaggaggtcatctagtccaaccccctgctcaaagcagggtcaatacccagacagatttttgccccagatccctaaatg
The nucleotide sequence above comes from Mauremys reevesii isolate NIE-2019 linkage group 10, ASM1616193v1, whole genome shotgun sequence. Encoded proteins:
- the LOC120372840 gene encoding zona pellucida sperm-binding protein 3-like; amino-acid sequence: MRWFVFMTGALRDPPMDFSWKRTCISKLMSALGTTQLCGHLGPRQGFLSPLCCHDFNDCLLDGRSDDTISAFISPRPRQDMLKFMVDAFRFAGDTSNLIYITCHLNVTSADQAPDPLNKACSFNKAGNVLQWKASETSAASVRLGTVDNLH